The DNA window CACAACTAATATGCAGTTTAACATATGGTTTAAATTtgatgtaagttttttttttccccccagaaaacTTTAGAAACTGTTCCTTTGGAGAGGAAAAAGGTACTCTGCCAGCAGGTCACCTcatatttaagaattttatttccagcatacaaagagaaaatgtaaataaaaattgaaatgctGTTTTCCTTTgcagagagaaaaggaacaatTCCGTAAACTCTTTATTGGTGGCTTGAGCTTTGAAACTACAGAAGAAAGTTTGAGGAACTACTACGAGCAATGGGGAAAACTTACAGATTGTGTGGTACGTTAATTGTGGAAGTCCTTAGGGGTACTAATCCTTTAACTGTTGGATTTCTCTGTTAAAGACGTTAAGTGACTTAAAGAAACTCACTTAAATTtatgttgattatttttaaatgctgtaaGTAATGAGATTAAATGGTAACATCACTACTTTGTATTTCAAGGTAATGAGGGATCCTGCAAGCAAAAGATCAAGAGGATTTGGTTTTGTGACTTTTTCTTCCATGGCTGAAGTTGATGCTGCCATGGCTGCAAGACCTCATTCAATTGATGGGAGAGTGGTTGAGCCAAAACGTGCTGTTGCAAGAGAGGTGAGCAAATAGGCAACTTGTTTGTTCAATAAACAATTTGGGCTGAAATTCTGTTTCACAGTTAGTGGCTTTTCAAAGAACAAGGTGCTTTATCATAAAGGTGCCTTGCTTAGTATTTGGCCATAAGATAGAAGCCATGTTTATTACCCAGATGGTGTGCTCTTACTCCTATTTGTGGTTTCTTCTGTCAGGAtgtcttttttcctcttatttcaggAATCTGGAAAGCCAGGGGCTCATGTAACTGTGAAGAAGCTGTTTGTTGGTGGAATTAAGGAAGATACTGAGGAACATCATCTTAGAGATTACTTTGAGGAATATGGAAAAATTGATACCATTGAGATAATTACTGACAGGCAGTCTGGAAAGAAAAGAGGCTTTGGATTTGTTACTTTTGATGACCATGATCCTGTGGATAAGATTGTGTGTAAGTGTCTATAAGTGCCAGGATTGTAGCTCTTGAACATTTTAGGTTTTGGGTATGTTAACACCTACAACTTTGTTAAAAAGTAAGCTTGTAACTTAACTATTATAGGATACTGACTTAATGGACTCTGAACTTTTCATTCCAGTGCAAAAATACCATACTATCAATGGTCATAATGCAGAAGTAAGAAAGGCTTTGTCT is part of the Ovis aries strain OAR_USU_Benz2616 breed Rambouillet chromosome 4, ARS-UI_Ramb_v3.0, whole genome shotgun sequence genome and encodes:
- the HNRNPA2B1 gene encoding heterogeneous nuclear ribonucleoproteins A2/B1 isoform X1, which translates into the protein MEKTLETVPLERKKREKEQFRKLFIGGLSFETTEESLRNYYEQWGKLTDCVVMRDPASKRSRGFGFVTFSSMAEVDAAMAARPHSIDGRVVEPKRAVAREESGKPGAHVTVKKLFVGGIKEDTEEHHLRDYFEEYGKIDTIEIITDRQSGKKRGFGFVTFDDHDPVDKIVLQKYHTINGHNAEVRKALSRQEMQEVQSSRSGRGGNFGFGDSRGGGGNFGPGPGSNFRGGSDGYGSGRGFGDGYNGYGGGPGGGNFGGSPGYGGGRGGYGGGGPGYGNQGGGYGGGYDNYGGGNYGSGNYNDFGNYNQQPSNYGPMKSGNFGGSRNMGGPYGGGNYGPGGSGGSGGYGGRSRY
- the HNRNPA2B1 gene encoding heterogeneous nuclear ribonucleoproteins A2/B1 isoform X2 encodes the protein MEREKEQFRKLFIGGLSFETTEESLRNYYEQWGKLTDCVVMRDPASKRSRGFGFVTFSSMAEVDAAMAARPHSIDGRVVEPKRAVAREESGKPGAHVTVKKLFVGGIKEDTEEHHLRDYFEEYGKIDTIEIITDRQSGKKRGFGFVTFDDHDPVDKIVLQKYHTINGHNAEVRKALSRQEMQEVQSSRSGRGGNFGFGDSRGGGGNFGPGPGSNFRGGSDGYGSGRGFGDGYNGYGGGPGGGNFGGSPGYGGGRGGYGGGGPGYGNQGGGYGGGYDNYGGGNYGSGNYNDFGNYNQQPSNYGPMKSGNFGGSRNMGGPYGGGNYGPGGSGGSGGYGGRSRY